CCTATAACAATACTTGTATTTGGAGTCCTAATGAATTCGCCATTAGCATTCAAGATTATTCCCATTCTTCCTTCATAAACATCTTCTCCGTCAATCAGCAGCTTATTGTATAGGAGTCCTCATTGAATAGAAGTACCATAATAGGGTAATACTTCTGACCTGCCATGTCCAAATGTTAAACAAATGAACAGCACCAGTATCTGTATCAGATTTATAGCTTTTCATAATGCTTTCATTTCCATATTTTTCGATGGGGATTTTTAATGCTTTATAGAAAAGGCTCATTACAATCCCGCCGTGAGATACAATCAGGAATGTCTTTCCCTTATTTTTCTCTACCAATTCTTCAATGCATTCTATGGCCCTAACATATCTGTCCATGCTTGATTCACCATCAGGAAGGCGGTACTCAGGGTCGCCGCTTTGGAATCTCTTCCATTCTTCCGGGTATTTGTCTGCAAATTCATCCTTACTCAACCCCTGCATTAAACCCAGGTTTCTTTCTCTCAATCTTTCTTCTCTCTTAAATTCTTTTCCAATTACCTTAGAAATTTCTTCTGCAGTTCCGACAGCGAGACCAAGATCACTACTGTAAAGTGCGTCAAATTCATATGCTTTCAGACCTTGGGCTAATGCTTTGGCCTGTGATACGCCAGCGTCTGTCAAATCCCTATTCAAGTGCCCCTGCTGAATGCCTGCTTTATTCCATTTTGTTTCGCCGTGTCTCACTCCCAGTATTCTGGTATTCATCTTTATTATTTTTTTCTATGGTTTACGGCGCGCTTTTTTGTCTTTTGGTTTTGCCTGTGCCCAATTGCCTACAACTCCACATACCGCGCAACCCCATACCCTTTCATTTATAGTAGCCTCAAAGTGCCGAATATATTCTTATGGGAACAGAGTATGCATATTTCCGTGATTTCAGTTGCACACGATAATCGCTATGGATGAACATAAAATTCATATGCATTTGAGGCATCGCTTTTCAATTATTAATAAATAGAAATCACCGTTATTATCCATGGAAAGAATATATAAATCGGCAATCGAAAATCAAACAAAATCTGCTTGAAATTGCTTGTCAGCCGAAAACCGGCAAAACCCCGGATCCTTCACAGCATCCCACAAATAATATCAATCTCCCCATCCTTCTCCTCAACGAGCCCTTTCGCCAACTTCTCGATTACCCTGATATTTTTCTCACTCGCATCGTCGAGGTCATCGTTTTTGCGGTTCAGTTCTACCTGGAACCGGAAATAGCGGGGGGATTTTCTTTTGGGCGGGAAAATTTGTTTGTGAGCCGAATCACCTCGATATGCTCCTGGGCAGTCTGGAGGCAAAAACGACGGCTCGGCACACCGGCAGCGCCCTTCGTGCCCACCATTGGTGAAGAGCCGGCAAGCCGGTTTTTATATTCTTGATTTTTAATTCTATATAATTCGGGGGAATTAAAAGCTGGGTTGTACCTCTCCTCACCGGGGGGCGTTGCGGGGGCTCTCCCCCGCAGAAGGGGGTGCGTCCAAGACTCGCCACTGCGAGGCTTGGACCAGGGGGAAAGCTTTCCCCCACCAAAGGCGTTTTATTATAGGCTTGATTATAGCTATGCGCCAAAGCGCATTGGGGGGAGTTGTATAACAGGCTTCATTGCAGTGGTCCGACCCGCGTTGTTCCAATACAAGAAATTTCCTCGCATTATTGCCAAAACTGTAGAATATGCCATGATTATCGTCATCGACGTTGATAATTGGAGAACATTTGTATATTTGCTCAAAAAGAAAGTGGAAATAAAGAGCTGTTCGTAGCTATCCTGTTCAACAATTTCAGTGTTAATTAAAGCATAGACGAAAAACACATGGTTGACGTCTAAGCTTGATATCGGGTCATCAATCCAGATTATTGGCTTTTCTCCCTTTGTCTCGCTATCGTGCAGTTTTGCCATAAAATAGCAAAAGGCTATTAGACTGCATTCCCCTTCGCTAAGGTGATGTGCTTTATGATCACCACGTACAATCTCAAAACGGATTTTCTTTTTTTCCATTATTGGGTCATCAGCCTCAATAGCCCGTAGGGAAAGGAAACCATGGCCAAAAAAGCCATATCCGGGCTGTCGATGCACATGCAAGTTATCATTGCAGGTAATGCTGCTTTTTATTTTTTGCACCTGGATTTTTGCCGCGGAATCACAGCCGGGTGATCCGGGATGGGTATTTGATGAATCCCGGTACGACGACCGGTTTCCCGCCATGATTGAATGGGCCAAGGCCTGTGTCGAAGGCGGTATCCCACTTCACGGCAGTACCCCGGTCAAACGTACCCTGACACCCATTGCCGGAGATACTGATCTATCTGATAACATCCAGTCGGCAATCGACGATGTTGCCGCTGATGGCGGCGGCGTCATTCTGCTCGAAGCGGGAGATTATCCGATACAAAACAGCATCGATCTGAAATCCGATGTCATCCTGCGCGGCGCCGACAGAAATACGGTCAGAATTATCTCCCGTTTGCGCGCATCGTCCTCGTCAAAGAAAAATTCCGTCAGTATGAAAGATATCAGCGGCGCAGGTATCGAGGATCTCACGCTTTACTTTGATGCCAATGGTGTCGAACCCATTGACCGGGATAACCTGACCGATGGCGGCTGGTGCGGAGACTGTTTTGAGAACGATCCGAATGGCGTTGACAATCTGTATGTACGTCTTCTGTACATTGCGAACAGCACCAACTGCTGGCTCGATCATTGCCGCATCCTTGAATCCGGTACCGATCCGGTCTATCTGCAGGGCACCCATCTCACATCACGGAACAATTTTATCGACCGTTCCTACAATAAAGGCGGCAGCGGCAACGGCTACTTCGATATCCGGGGCAGCCATTGTCTGATTGTACAGGATACAGTCAAGCGGATACGGCATGTGGCGGTGCAGCAGGGAGCTGAATATACGGTGCTCTACAAATGCCACATCGAGGTTGATGTCAATTTTCACAACAAAGACAATGGGCATAATCTGGTCGAGCAGCACACGATTTTGCAGCCGACCTGGCATGGATGGGATATTTTTTCAACCGGCGGTGCATCATATGGCCATACGCCTCCCGGACCGGATAATTTACCGTTCAACAACACAACGGATTATAAAAAACAGGGCCCCCGATACGCGGAGCAGGATGTTGTCTACACCTTTCTTGATTACGGCGATCCAACCGAATCGAATCTGCCGACACCATCGGAGGGAACACTCTATGCGGTCAAAAGAACTACAACAAGAAACAAGCAATTCGATATCAGCAACACAAAGCGAATAAGCCGGCAGTCAAAACAAACGAAAATTGTAGCAGGTATCGATTGCTCCCCAAAGGCGGCATATCAAAAACGCATGTATACAATCCTCGGAAGGCCGCAGATATTGACTAAAGACAACATGTATATTCCGGGAGTGTATTTCGCATTTGATAATATCCAGCAGCAGCCAACCAACTACCAGCAGCTCAGCCTGGTGAATAGTGATATTTACACTTTTATTATATTTACATGCGGAGACGACCGGCGAAGGCAGACCCGCAGCATGCACCCGTCCAACAAGAAGGGCAAAAAGTGCCGGAGCAGGACAGCGCAGCACAAAATG
This genomic interval from Chitinivibrionales bacterium contains the following:
- a CDS encoding histidine phosphatase family protein; amino-acid sequence: MNTRILGVRHGETKWNKAGIQQGHLNRDLTDAGVSQAKALAQGLKAYEFDALYSSDLGLAVGTAEEISKVIGKEFKREERLRERNLGLMQGLSKDEFADKYPEEWKRFQSGDPEYRLPDGESSMDRYVRAIECIEELVEKNKGKTFLIVSHGGIVMSLFYKALKIPIEKYGNESIMKSYKSDTDTGAVHLFNIWTWQVRSITLLWYFYSMRTPIQ
- a CDS encoding DUF1156 domain-containing protein, with translation MRRGTTQLLIPPNYIELKIKNIKTGLPALHQWWARRALPVCRAVVFASRLPRSISR